In a genomic window of Arvicanthis niloticus isolate mArvNil1 chromosome 8, mArvNil1.pat.X, whole genome shotgun sequence:
- the Gcnt2 gene encoding N-acetyllactosaminide beta-1,6-N-acetylglucosaminyl-transferase isoform X4, with amino-acid sequence MGSWKYSLFSLSLIAALTFIFIYNSKLWANNPFPRAVSNISVLAEVCFQMFNGERFHTVDSARKTTLETFTCSEYKVQNHYITETLSEEEAPFPLAFTLTIHKDYDTFERLFRAIYMPQNIYCVHVDSKATETFKEAVRRLVSCFPNAFLASRMELVVYGGFSRLQADLNCLKDLVASKVPWKYVLNTCGQDFPLKTNKEIVQYLKGFIGKNLTPGVLPPAHAVGRTKYIHQELIDLKNPYVHNTARLKAPPPHNLTIYFGTAYVALTREFANFVLKDQRSLDLISWSKDTYSPDEHFWVTLNRIPEQTSWAGDMAQWLRALTVLPEVLSSYSQQPHGGSQPSVLGSDALFWYV; translated from the exons ATGGGCTCTTGGAAGTACAGTCTTTTCAGCCTATCTCTTATTGCTGCCTTGacgtttatatttatttacaatagcaAATTATGGGCGAACAATCCATTCCCAAGGGCGGTTTCCAATATTTCGGTCTTAGCAGAAGTCTGTTTTCAGATGTTCAATGGGGAGAGGTTTCATACAGTGGACAGCGCACGGAAAACTACCCTGGAAACCTTCACCTGTTCCGAGTACAAGGTTCAAAATCATTACATAACAGAGACTCTCTCTGAAGAAGAAGCCCCAttccctctggcttttacacttACTATCCACAAAGATTATGACACTTTTGAGAGACTCTTCAGGGCAATTTACATGCCCCAGAACATCTACTGTGTGCACGTGGATAGTAAGGCAACAGAGACCTTCAAAGAAGCAGTGCGTCGGTTAGTAAGCTGTTTCCCCAATGCCTTCCTGGCCTCTAGGATGGAATTGGTGGTCTATGGTGGCTTCTCCCGGCTCCAGGCTGACCTGAACTGCTTGAAAGACCTGGTGGCCTCTAAGGTCCCCTGGAAATATGTCCTCAACACCTGCGGACAGGACTTTCCTctgaaaaccaacaaagaaatagTTCAGTACCTGAAAGGGTTTATCGGGAAGAATCTCACCCCAGGGGTGCTGCCTCCTGCTCACGCAGTTGGAAGGACCAAGTATATTCACCAGGAGCTGATAGACCTTAAAAATCCCTACGTGCACAATACAGCAAGATTAAAAGCTCCTCCCCCTCACAACCTGACCATTTACTTTGGCACTGCATATGTGGCCCTCACACGGGAGTTTGCTAACTTTGTCCTCAAAGACCAGCGTTCACTGGACTTAATATCCTGGTCCAAGGACACCTACAGTCCTGATGAGCACTTCTGGGTGACACTCAATAGGATTCCCG AACAAACttcttgggctggagacatggctcagtggttaagagccctgactgttcttccagaggtcctgagttcatattctcagcaaccacatggtggctcacaaccatctgtattgggatctgatgccctcttctggtacgtctga